Genomic segment of Pantoea alfalfae:
TATCAACTCTCCGACGCCTGCTCTCCGCGTGGTCTGCCGCTGATCTGCGCCTCGGTGCTGGGTCGCAAAGGCTATGTCGGCGGATTCTGCGGCGGTGCGCCAGGGTATCGTGCGCTCTTTCCTCAACTGCCGATAGCGTCGGGAAACTGCAATACGGCGGGCGTGATGGGGCCTGCGGTAGCGACGCTGGGTGCAATGCAGGCCCAGATGGTGCTGAGTGTGTTATTGAAACTGACGCCGTCGCCGCTCGGCTGCATGATTCACTGCGACTTTGTGGACTGGCACATCAGGCAATTTCGCTTTGATGATGCACCTGAATCCGACGCGCCGGATATCCCGTTTATCGATAAGCTGATGCTCAGTGAGGACGATTGCATTGTGGAACTGCGCAGTCCCGAAGAAGCGCCGGTCAGTGTGGCCGGACGGGTGTTACGGATTTTGCCGCAGCAGATAGCAGCCTGGCAGCCGCCATCCGATCAGCGTGTGGTACTGGTGTGTGCCAGTGGCATGCGTGCAGCTCAGGCGGCTGAGAACCTCGCCGCGCGTGGTGTTACGCGTCTGGCGTTGATGGCGGCAAATACGCTGTAAGGTTCGGGTTTAGATCACCTCGACCAGTTGGAACGTTTCGAAGATCAGCTCCATTTCGCTGTGGAAATAGCCTTCACGTTCGAAATAGCGCTGATGTTCCTGCCGCCAGTGGTCGAGGCTGAGATCGCCTTCGCCCTCCAGCATCGCCATCTCGGGCGTCACGCGATCAAAGCGCGTCAGGAACAGTCCGGTAGTGCGGATCACGCAGACGGGCCGTTTTTCGCCGTTCAGAACAATGGTGT
This window contains:
- a CDS encoding HesA/MoeB/ThiF family protein translates to MTRYQRQAMLPEIGEAGQQRLSGARVLVVGAGGLSATLLPLLAGAGIGFIRLYDGDRVELHNLHRQTLFGVGDVGQPKAICAQRELALRNPDCHVEAHPQILSASQLPQALKGVDLVVDAADNFAITYQLSDACSPRGLPLICASVLGRKGYVGGFCGGAPGYRALFPQLPIASGNCNTAGVMGPAVATLGAMQAQMVLSVLLKLTPSPLGCMIHCDFVDWHIRQFRFDDAPESDAPDIPFIDKLMLSEDDCIVELRSPEEAPVSVAGRVLRILPQQIAAWQPPSDQRVVLVCASGMRAAQAAENLAARGVTRLALMAANTL
- a CDS encoding ASCH domain-containing protein, translating into MSMTLEQLQDKYPGAFTDAFGDSPELANELATLIIAGKKVATCGSLQSWQDQEVLPQPGGYTIVLNGEKRPVCVIRTTGLFLTRFDRVTPEMAMLEGEGDLSLDHWRQEHQRYFEREGYFHSEMELIFETFQLVEVI